GTTCGACCGCGGCGATGTATTCCGGATTGTTCTTCGGAATTGCGGAGGAAAGGATCACACGATCCACGGTAATCGGCAGATTGTCCGCCGCATGGCCGGAGAAGACCTTCGCACCACTTGTGATCAGCTTGTGGCAGGACGCGCCGCAATTCATGTCACTACCGGTCACGCGAATGCCGCTCGCCATCAGCGCGTGCGCGATAGCGCTCATCCCGCAACCGCCGATGCCGATCAGGTGCGCGCTCGCGAAACCGAGGGGATCCTTCGGCTGTGCGATGGCGGGCGCCTGCGACGCAGGGCGAATGTCGTTTTGCGGAACGGTCCGGTTGTTCAGTTCTTGCGGCGTCATAGGTGCGTTCTCCGGGAGCTTCATGCGGTCAATCTTTCGGGACGGTTCTCGGTGTGCGGTTCCATTTCCGGCGGCATATCCATCAACTCGCGGGCGATGATCTCCGCGGCGCGCGGCCGAGAGTGCCCCTTCGCGGCCGCAGCCATTGCCTCGCGACGATCGGCGCAATGCAGGATCGATAGAATCGTCTCCGCCATGCGCGCACCGGTCAGCGTCGACTCTTCGAGCAACTCCGCCGCGCCGAGGCCGGACAGCGCCCGCGCATTCGAGAGCTGGTGGTTGTCCTTCGCATACGGATACGGAACGAGAATCGAGGGAAGGCCCAGAGCGGCGATCTCGGCGAGCGTGCTCGCGCCCGCGCGACTGATTACCAGGTCCGACGCGGCGTAAGCGTTCTCCATATCGCGAATGTAATCGAACAATCGAACCTGGATTCTGTCCGGGGCGATGCCTTCGATCTGATCACGAACCGTCTTCAGGTTCACCGGCCCCGCGGACCACAGCAGCCCCAGCGGCCGATCCGGCGTGCAGGACTCGGCGAGGTGGCCGATCGCTTCCACCATGGATTCATTCAGCGCACGCGCGCCCTGGCTGCCGCCCAGAACGAGCGCGACCGGCATTCCCGAATCGAAACCGTACTGCGCTCGCGCCGCCGGGCGATTGCACTCCAGCAGACTCGGCCGCACCGGCGTTCCGATGACCTGCGTCACCGAGCCTCGTTTCAGGCGACGGGCTGCCGCGTCGTGTGCAAGGAAGACGCAGCGGGCACGTTTCGCGAACAGGCGAGTGACTTGACCCGGAACCGAGTTTGACTCGTGCATGAAGAACGGAATGCGCTGCATGCGTGCTGCCAGGAGAACCGGCGCACAAACGTATCCACCCATCGCCAGGATGGCGTGCGGACGGAAGTCGCGCAGGATCGCGCGCGACTGGAGGATCGACCGCGCATACGAAGCCAACTGCGGTACGGCAAATACCGAAAGGCGCGGCGGTCGGTCGCATGCGAGTTTCACGGGAAACTCGTCGGCGCTGTCGAATGCGGTGCGTTCGATCCCGCGACTGCCGGACAGGTAGCGCACGACGGTGTCATCGCCAAAATGTGTACGAAGGAACGAGCCCACGCTGAGTGCCGGTGCCACATGACCGCCCGTGCCGCCGGCAACGATCAGTATCCGGCGCGGGAATTGGGGCTCTTCCTCAAACGTCCAAAACATCCTACTGCTCCCGATATCGGGTCTCGTTATTCTTGACCGCCTCGGCTGAGGGCCGTGTAGTTCGCGATGTTCAGCAAAATCCCCACGGCCAGCAGTGTCGCCACGAGCGACGAACCGCCATACGTGAAGAAGGGCAAGGCGAGTCCTTTGGTAGGGGCCATGCCGAGTACGACAAAGAAATTGATGAAGGCTGCACAGGCGATCGTCAGCGTCAGGCCCGCCGCAACAAGGCCGCCGAAGTAATCCGGTGCGCGATACGACGTGCGGAAGCCAAGGAACGTGAATGCAAGGAACAGCAGCACGATGCAGCAGGCGCCGATCAGGCCGAGTTCCTCGCAAACGATCGCGAAGATGAAGTCAGTGTGCGCTTCGCTGAGGAAGTGGTACTTCTGCAGCCCCATCCCCAGCCCACGGCCCCACAAGCCGCCGGAACCCACGGCGATCAGCGACTGGTTCAACTGGTAACCGTGGGTCAGCGCATAGCGCTCTGGATTCAGCACCGCCAGGATGCGATTGATGCGATAGGAGTGCTGGAACAACAGAAACGCCAGCACCGGCATTGAGGCCACCAACAATGTTGCGAGGTGAGATAGCCGCATCCGCGCCAGGCACCACATGCCGAGCATCACGGTGCCCATTACGATGATGGTTCCGAGGTCGCGTTCCAGAACCACAAGCACGGCGAACACGCCCCAAATGGCAATCGTCGGCAGAAAGCCGCGCTTCCATTCGCGGATTTCGTCGCGCTTCTCGCTCAGGAACTTCGCCATGAAAAGAACAAGAGCGATTTTGGCGAACTCAGATGGTTGAATCGTAATGGGCCCAAGGCGAAGCCAACGCCGCGCCCCCTTTGCGGAAACTCCCAGGGGCGTTGCCAATACCAGCAACAGGATCACCAGTGCGGCGAGCAGCACGATGGGCGCGTAGCGTTCGATTTTGTCGATCGGCATCGACATCAGGATGATCATTCCCACCAGGCCTGCAGCCGCCCAGACAATCTGGCGCTGCAGGTAAGCGGCATTGTGATGGAACTCGAAGCTCTCCTCCGGCAAGTCCTGCTGCGCGGCGATCGACCGCCTGGTCTCCAGCCCCGCACGCGCACCACTGGCGCTGTACACCATCACGATGCCCAACGACAGAAGGGCCGTGATGATAATCGCCATGAGCGCGGCGGGGCTGTTGATCAGGATCGGCTTCATGTTCGTGTTCCCGTCGAGGTGTTATCGGTTCAGGGTTCGATGACCTGGCGAACGTGGCGCTTGTAGATCCGGCCGCGCTCTTCGTAGTCCTTGTACATGTCCCAACTTGCACAGGCGGGGCTGAGAAGAACGACGTCGCCTTCGTTGGCGAAGGAATCGGCCTGCTTCACGGCCTCTTCCATGTCCTTGACGACCTTGGTCTCAACCAGTCCGCTCCACTGCTTCTGCATCAGCGGGGCCGCTTCGCCCAATAGTACCAGAGCCTTCACACGATCGCGGACAAGTTGCGTCAAGCGGTCGTAGTTCGCGTTGCGATGCTGTCCGCCCGCGACCAGGACAACTGGCTTGTCAAAGCTCAGTAGAGCCTTCTCAAGTGAATCGACGTTTGTGGCCTTGGAGTCGTTGTAGAACAGCACTCCGCGAGGCGATGCGCCTACAAACTCGATACGATGCTCGACGCCTTTGAACTTACGGAGAGTCGCCAGCAGGCTGTCGAGCGACGCGCCCATGCGGCGGCCGAGGATCAGGGCGGCCAACGTGTTCTCCACGTTATGCATGCCGGGGATGGGAACATCCTCGAGCACGCAGACAGGGACCTTCAGGCCGTCTTCGACCAGGAAGATCGTGTCGCCATCGAGATACGCGCCTTGCTCGACGCGCTCCTTCATCGAGAACCACCACACGTTGGCGTAGGTCTCTTCGGCGGCCTTGCGGCAAAGGGGATCGTCGTAATTCAGGATCAGGTGATCGCCCTCTTCCTGGTTTTCGGTGATGCGATACTTGGCTTCGATGTAATCCCGCATATCGGGATAACGATCTTCGTGGTCGCGCGAGATATTCAGGATCGCGGCGACGTGCGGGTGAAAGCGCTCGATCGACTCGAGCTGGAAGCTCGAAACCTCGGTGACGAGAACCGTATCGCGAGTCGTGTCCTGGCTGGCCAGAACGCCGTCCGAAAAAGCGCGCCCGATATTACCGGAAACGACCGCGTTCTTGCCCGCGTCGGTCATCATCTGGCCGACGAGAGTCGTCGTGGTCGTCTTTCCGTTGGTGCCGGTGATCGCGCAGATGGGTGAGCCGGCGAAGTAGGACGCCAACTCGACCTCGGAAATCGTCTCCAGACCGCGATCCATAGCGGCCTGATTCAACCAGTGCTCGAGCGGAACGCCTGGGCTGATGACCAGGGCGTCGCAGCCGTTGAGCACATCCTCGGTGACATTGCCAAAGTGGTAAGTCACCAGGGCGCGGTGCAACCGGCGGATCAGGGAGCGGAACTCCATTGCGGGACGTTCGTCGACGAGGACGACTTCGATCCCGTGATGGCGGAGCAGCGACATGGCGCCGACACCGGAACGGGCGGCACCGAGTACGCAGACTCTTTGATGCGGAAAATCGTGGTTCTTGGTACTAGTCATTTCGTCTTACCTCCGGGAACAGATGAACGGGAGCAGTGGCACTGGAACGACGGGAGCGGCACTGCGGGAACAAATCACTGGGTTTGGTGCCTCGATCTCTGATTCGTGTTCGAGCCGAAGCGGTTTCTGCCTCCTTTCGCTATCGCAGCTTCAACGTGCTCAGACCAGCCAGCGCCAACAGCGCGGACACGATCCAGAAGCGCACGATGATTTGGGATTCGGGAATTCCGGCACGTTCGAAGTGATGATGAATCGGCGTCATCAGGAACACGCGCCGCTTCTTCCAACGGAAAAACGAAACCTGGATGATGACGCTCAGGGCTTCCATCACGAACACGCCGCCGACGATGAGAAGCAGAAACTCCTGCTTCAGCAGCAGCGCTACGGCGCCCAATACGCCGCCCAGCATCATCGAGCCCGTGTCGCCCATGAATACGCGTGCCGGCGGGCTGTTGAACCACAAAAATCCAAAGCAGGCGCCGATGACGGCGGCCATCAGGACGGCGAGTTCGCCCGCGCCACGCACGTGGGGGATGATCAGGTAGCTGGATGCGTCCACGCGACCTGCGAGGTAAGCCACAAGACCGAAGCACAACGTCGCCGAAATCGTGACCCCCGTTGCCAGGCCGTCGAGGCCGTCCGTCAGGTTGACGGCGTTGCTCGTGCCGGCCAGGACGACGATTGCAAACGGGATGTACCACAAGCCGAGCGAGAACGCCCAGTCCTTCACGAATGGGAAGACGATCACATCGCCGCCCGTCATCCCCGCGTGCTGATAGGACACGAGGCCCTTGTAGATCGAAATATACATGATCGCGAAGATTGCGGCGAGGGACGACTGTGCGAGGAGTTTCTTTCGAGCGGACAGACCGTCGGAGTTCTTGTGAACCATCTTGCGATAATCGTCGACAAAGCCGATCGCGGCGAATCCCAGCGCCATCGCGATTGCAAGGCCGAGAACCGGCTGCGTCCAGTCGCCCAGCAGAATCACTGCGCCAAGAACAGACGCGATCATCAGAACGCCGCCCATCGTCGGAACGCCGACCTTGTTGGCGTGCATGTCGAGAAGGCTGATGGCATTGTCGCCCTTCGAATCGCGCACCTGCTGGCCGACCTTCAGGCGACGCAGCCAGGAGATGGTGCGATCGCCGAACGCGATCGAGATCAGGAATGCAACGACCAGCGCGCACGCGGCGCGCACGGTGATGTACTCACCCACTCGCAGGAACGAAAAGGCTTCCTTCTCAGACAACAACTGGGCGAGCCACGGCACCATTAGATCGTCGTCTCCTCGTTGATTTCTTCCGTCATGCGGGTCTGCAGCAGATCGACAAGTCGCTCGAGGCGCGTTGCGCGCGATCCCTTTACCAGGATTGCATCGCCGCTTTCCATGTAGACGCTCAGAATCTCAACGGCCTCGTCCACGCTGGCGGCGATGCAGACGTTCGCCTCTGCGTGATGCGCCTCGTCCGCGATCCAGCGGGCTTGTTCGCCCACACAGATCGTCAGCGCCGGCTTCGTATCCGCCACGGCATCGCCGACGCGTCGGTGCATGCGCTCGCTGAACTGACCAAGCTCCAGCATGTCGCCCAGCACCAGAATGCGACGGCAGTCATCCATCATTTCCGCAAAGGAACGCACCGCTTCGATCGTTGCGCTTGGTGATGCGTTGTAGCAATCCACCACGACGCGCAGCCCGCCGAAGCGGCGGATCTGCGAGCGCATCTCGGGCGCCTGGAACGTCGTCAGACGTTCCGCAATCGTCTGAGGCGAAACGCCCAGCGCGG
This genomic window from bacterium contains:
- the murG gene encoding undecaprenyldiphospho-muramoylpentapeptide beta-N-acetylglucosaminyltransferase; protein product: MFWTFEEEPQFPRRILIVAGGTGGHVAPALSVGSFLRTHFGDDTVVRYLSGSRGIERTAFDSADEFPVKLACDRPPRLSVFAVPQLASYARSILQSRAILRDFRPHAILAMGGYVCAPVLLAARMQRIPFFMHESNSVPGQVTRLFAKRARCVFLAHDAAARRLKRGSVTQVIGTPVRPSLLECNRPAARAQYGFDSGMPVALVLGGSQGARALNESMVEAIGHLAESCTPDRPLGLLWSAGPVNLKTVRDQIEGIAPDRIQVRLFDYIRDMENAYAASDLVISRAGASTLAEIAALGLPSILVPYPYAKDNHQLSNARALSGLGAAELLEESTLTGARMAETILSILHCADRREAMAAAAKGHSRPRAAEIIARELMDMPPEMEPHTENRPERLTA
- the ftsW gene encoding putative lipid II flippase FtsW, with the protein product MKPILINSPAALMAIIITALLSLGIVMVYSASGARAGLETRRSIAAQQDLPEESFEFHHNAAYLQRQIVWAAAGLVGMIILMSMPIDKIERYAPIVLLAALVILLLVLATPLGVSAKGARRWLRLGPITIQPSEFAKIALVLFMAKFLSEKRDEIREWKRGFLPTIAIWGVFAVLVVLERDLGTIIVMGTVMLGMWCLARMRLSHLATLLVASMPVLAFLLFQHSYRINRILAVLNPERYALTHGYQLNQSLIAVGSGGLWGRGLGMGLQKYHFLSEAHTDFIFAIVCEELGLIGACCIVLLFLAFTFLGFRTSYRAPDYFGGLVAAGLTLTIACAAFINFFVVLGMAPTKGLALPFFTYGGSSLVATLLAVGILLNIANYTALSRGGQE
- the murD gene encoding UDP-N-acetylmuramoyl-L-alanine--D-glutamate ligase codes for the protein MTSTKNHDFPHQRVCVLGAARSGVGAMSLLRHHGIEVVLVDERPAMEFRSLIRRLHRALVTYHFGNVTEDVLNGCDALVISPGVPLEHWLNQAAMDRGLETISEVELASYFAGSPICAITGTNGKTTTTTLVGQMMTDAGKNAVVSGNIGRAFSDGVLASQDTTRDTVLVTEVSSFQLESIERFHPHVAAILNISRDHEDRYPDMRDYIEAKYRITENQEEGDHLILNYDDPLCRKAAEETYANVWWFSMKERVEQGAYLDGDTIFLVEDGLKVPVCVLEDVPIPGMHNVENTLAALILGRRMGASLDSLLATLRKFKGVEHRIEFVGASPRGVLFYNDSKATNVDSLEKALLSFDKPVVLVAGGQHRNANYDRLTQLVRDRVKALVLLGEAAPLMQKQWSGLVETKVVKDMEEAVKQADSFANEGDVVLLSPACASWDMYKDYEERGRIYKRHVRQVIEP
- the mraY gene encoding phospho-N-acetylmuramoyl-pentapeptide-transferase, with translation MVPWLAQLLSEKEAFSFLRVGEYITVRAACALVVAFLISIAFGDRTISWLRRLKVGQQVRDSKGDNAISLLDMHANKVGVPTMGGVLMIASVLGAVILLGDWTQPVLGLAIAMALGFAAIGFVDDYRKMVHKNSDGLSARKKLLAQSSLAAIFAIMYISIYKGLVSYQHAGMTGGDVIVFPFVKDWAFSLGLWYIPFAIVVLAGTSNAVNLTDGLDGLATGVTISATLCFGLVAYLAGRVDASSYLIIPHVRGAGELAVLMAAVIGACFGFLWFNSPPARVFMGDTGSMMLGGVLGAVALLLKQEFLLLIVGGVFVMEALSVIIQVSFFRWKKRRVFLMTPIHHHFERAGIPESQIIVRFWIVSALLALAGLSTLKLR